Below is a window of Brachyspira hampsonii DNA.
AGATGATGTATATAAATACGGACCTTATGTAGTACTTACTGACGGTGCGGCAATGCCTCACTCAAGACCTGAAAATGGCGTATTAAAAATGGGAATGAGTTTTCTAAAAGTGAAGAATGGAGTTGATTTTTATAAAACTGATAAAAAGGTATATTTATTCTTTATTTTAGCGGCAGAAAATTCTGATAAGCATCAGGAGGCTATATCTGAATTAGCTGAATTTTTATGTAATGATGAGAAATTGAAAAAAATGATAAAAGAAGACCTTACAGAAGAGGAGATTTTATCCTTTTTATAAAATTATTTTTTATTACTAAAAAATAAAATTTTCTAAAACACAAAATATTGGAGATAATTTTTGAGAAATATTCAGCTTATAGCTTCCGATTTGGACGGTACTTTATTAAATAATAATCATCAAATAAGTGAATATAATAAAAATGTTATAAAAGA
It encodes the following:
- a CDS encoding PTS sugar transporter subunit IIA; translated protein: MLKELLKGNIKIVENVSNWEEALRIGAKSLVDNNSIEEKYVQSIIDDVYKYGPYVVLTDGAAMPHSRPENGVLKMGMSFLKVKNGVDFYKTDKKVYLFFILAAENSDKHQEAISELAEFLCNDEKLKKMIKEDLTEEEILSFL